The following nucleotide sequence is from Coffea eugenioides isolate CCC68of chromosome 3, Ceug_1.0, whole genome shotgun sequence.
GTCACTGCTTCTGAAAGAGCATGATGAAGAGCTCTGGCGTCATCTTGAGATGACTACTAAGGTAAGACTACTGTATCATGCTTGTCGCTTTCTCCAGTACAAGTTGATGAGTTGTAACTTGTTTATGTATTCAAGTAGATTGATTTCTCGCTTAGAATCACAACATCCCAAGTCTGAAAGGAAGCTCACCTCTGCACTTCCAACTTCTGTCACAAATAAACACCTCATCATAACACCAGTTATGTTAGTAGTTGAGAGTACTTGTCTCATCTCTAGCTGGCAGAGATGATAATGATTGATGCCTACTGGAATAGATGTATTAAGTGGACCTATATATATTTTAGCTTGGTGGTTCGGGTATAATGAGTCAGCAAGGATCTGATAGCTTGATTTGGAACAGTTATAGTTATCTAAGGAGAATAAGTATTTGTCTCTCAATAACTCCAGATTGGAACACCTGAGAAAAGTTAGACTTCTAGCACATGAGTGTAGCTTCTTTGTCTCACGAAGTTGCTGTACTCAAAAGTCAGACATATATTTGTTTAATATGGCTAGATACTTGATTTAGTCATGTTTGTGCATGTGTTGGTATACAAAGGGGAGCTTAAAAGGTTTCTGGAACAGATTTTGCTGACTCATGCTAACAGTTTTTGATGCTGTTCTGCAAATTGGTGGAGATAATGATATGCATATAGAAGTCCTTTCACCATTTATGTGATACTCTTATAaactttttgctttttcttcattttggaaaAACAGGTGAATCCCCAGTTTTATGCATTCAGATGGATAACTCTTCTCTTGACTCAAGAGTTCAATTTTGCGGACAGTCTTTTCATTTGGGACACATTATTAAGTGACCCTGAAGGTCTTCAAGTAAGTATATCAAATAATGTTCTCCTTTGATACATGTTATCCCAATAGATTGCTGCAATCTATGTGATGCAAAGTTTTTAAACCATTGACGTTAATGACTTAAATTAGAAACAGAAAATACAAATATAACCATCTCCATGCCAAGTTAAATGTTGTGTACAAATTTTTTACTTCGGTTACAGAAATTGAATTTGGTTATTGATGACGTAGGGCTCAAGTTTAAGTAAAAAGCTTTTTCATTGGTTGGGGCAAGAATTTCAATTTCAAAGGTGGACACTTTAAAACATAATTCAAGACAGAATAGGTCATCAGAAATGAAAATTTAAGCATTCCCACAAAACTGTAGAATCTCATTGTCGACAATTCTTCTATTATACATCTGAATGGTTGCATTAAACCAAGCATATTCTTTTACCTGTGTCTATTGGCATTGTTGGCCACATTGCATCAATTTAATATCTCGTTCATTCTGGTCCATATTCTTATGGCCGCTAaaacttgtttatttttttcccaattctaAGACTGTTGTGCATATTCTGGTAGTGTGAAAGCTCTTTTTGCTAACATTTTACCAGGAGAAGCATTTAGCATATTCATAACATGATAGGTTCATGATTGTACAAGAGCTTTGCAGGGTGATGGAGAATAAGATTCTAGAAGCAGAAGTCGGTTTAAAAGTTGTCACAGGCCCATCTCATGGTTATTCCATGTACTTTAAAGATAACTTGAGAATGCCTTCATATGTGGTTACGAGGTGCAATCCCTTTAATTTGATGGCACTTACAAAGATTACAAGTATTGGTGGATTGCTGAAGGTTGTTTTATTTCTGTCAAAGGAAAAGATTTAAGTTAAACTTATTTCAGCTGGGAAGCTTCATTTTGAGCAGCTTCAATTGATCAATAGACTTCTGTGGATGCCTGCATTTGACTCAAGACTTTGGCCCCAGAAAACGTGATAAATTTATTGCTATGATGTTGGTGGAAGTAATGTAATGCTTAATTATACCCTCTTCATTGCAGGAGACGCTACTCCGAATCTGTTGTGCCATGCTGATAATAATCAGGAGGCGTTTGCTTGCTGGCGATTTCACTGCCAATCTGAAGCTACTCCAACATTACCCACCCACAAATATTAGCCACCTACTCTACGTTGCAAATAAATTGCGTACTCATCCGGCTGGCTAGCTTTGGTAACCAAAAAATATCATTGGATTACCTGTTTCTGTTGTTTCCGTTTACCTTACCCCCctcaatatttattttaaatattaagGTCTGTAACATTGCTAGATGTAAATATTTGTTGAAAATAATTGCTTAGCACCACATTATCACATTCCCGAGTGTTGCATTGATTGTGTAAGGATTCTTTCTTTGATCTTTTAGCTCAGAGCAATTCTAAGTTTTGGTACCATCATTATTAAGCCACGGTGTATGCTTTTTCGCCTCCTTGTGCCTTACTTCCATGACTTTGGGTACGAGCGAAGAATTCTGTTCCTTCAATCTTAATCGCATTTTTTGGGAACAATAATGGTCAGTAGTACAAAAGCTTTAGGGTGGTTTAAGTTTAACTGGGACATACCATATTatctttttggatttttgccgAAAAGATTTACCCCTTGACACTGTAAAACATCACTAGTTAAGAGTACCATCCTTACCATTGTTATATATCTGCCCCAGGTGCAATCTCAACTTAAATATTCTGGTACCAGGCGCTGTGAAagtcaaccaaaaaaaaataaaaatgaaatgttgCCAACCTGAACTtctgagaaaagaaagataactCATTTATGATCATTCAATTTGTACATATATTGTATAATTTCACTTATTAAAAATGGCTTATTGCTCTCCCAAATAGTCGGCATTCGGTGCATAAATAACAGTTGTTACAATCTTGTATTTTCAACCAGTGATCAATCGCCAAAATTACTCGAGATCCAGCGGGCATAACCTGGAATTTTTAGCTTGGCACCAAGGACTGGAAATTAATTGATCACATAAAGATTTAGATCTAAGAAGAGCGTTACTCCATGAATAATCACAGTTAATTGGCAGGTCACAAGATCGCACAACTGAAATATGAAGAAATCGATGGAGAAATGGTACATCCCGCTATGCTACCCCGAAAAGGTAAGACACCTTTTTAAGCAACGGCAACAAGTTAGCCTCGTCCGGTTTTGTTCAAGCAATAAGAATGTGTACAGTAAATTTTTGTGGGAAGAAACAATGGCActataaacaaataaattgcTACAATACCTGATTATATCTACTGTACGTTCTTCAAATGCATTACTAATTATACCTCTTATGTTCAAAACTCTCCCTCTATCGGAAATCCAATTGCTTGAAAATTTCATCTCTAGACTGGTAACACAAGGACGACGATGTGAACTGAAAAACATCAAAATCCAATTAGAAGATGGGAACGCAGAAAAGCCAAGAAACAATTTTCACAATACGACACTAGTTTAAAGTACTTTACACTGCCAGAAACCAACTTCAGTTTCCCACAGTCTAATATTGACTAAAGACTTTTTCAGTATTAACTGAATTGACTAGAAAACAGGAAAACAGTGAACAAGAGATAGAAGATACCTGTAAAGTTTGTCAATCTATCATGTCACAAGTTTGGCATTGGAGGTTTGCATCACTTAAAATTTCGTGGAATAATCCTTTTAGTTAAACTCAAATTCCTACTTATCAGTTACAGAAGCCACATCTGACCCGACAAATCCATCATCAGTAACTCCGCTACCCTGCAACCGACTCTCCAAGATATCTGAAATATTTTTTGGCGGGCATCCATCCGCAGGATTCTGTGCCGGTGTTTGACAGAAACATTCAGGCCAGGAATTGGTATAGAAAGACTCAGGTGATATCCGCTTGTGAGGTCCACCAAAGTTAGTATTTAGCATCACACGCCTAATCGCTTCCTCAAAACCTGCTGTATGCCCATTTTCCCGAGCAATGAACACAGGAGTAAGAGCCTTTCGGTCAGGCCAAATTGTAGTGCGAAAATTATAGTAGAGTCGGTGGCCCATGAGATTATTGGCAAAGTTGCTCGGTCCATCATATGTTGGCATAAAAATATCAGCAAGTAGACAGACCATGTAATCCACAGCAGAACCCACCAATCCCATTGTGTTCTTAGCTAGCTCACCAGTAGTGTCTATTGTACTATGATTCTCAAGGCGAGGGAACATGGACTGGAAAGGTCCCATGAATCGTTCACCACCAAAAAGTTCACCAGATGCAATGTATATTCTAGTGGTATTATTGAACCCCATTGCACGTAGGATGAGACCCACCTGTAGATTCAAGGAATAACATTGAGTAATGTTTGTAACAAAAATTAGCTGGCAAAACAGCATACTCCAGAGCGGTGGAAAAGAACTATTTCTGCAACAGTCAcagtaaaaaatttttttttcctggtgCTTATAACATTATCCTGGGTGGTACTTTGGATAGGAAGCATTTGATCTGCCAGAGGAATATCAAATCATGTGAGTGACTGAAAGCAAAAAGCAGATTCCTTTCTTTCAAATGAAAACGAATGTCATCATATCTTGGTACCATTAGGCTTCAGTTTGGTAAGATAACTTTTACAATAACATAAGAAAAGGTTGGATTATGCCAATCATTATTGTCTTTAGCCTACCTGTGCCATCATTTTTTGTGGACTACTTTTTGGTTTTTACTGCCATGAAGGGGCAGGGAAAGGGCCGGGAAAGGGATCATTTCACTACAATGAAGAAGAAATCTCTTGCATGTTAAACATCTACAACATTTCTGATGTTGATGAAGAGCAAACTATAAGACAAGCCAAGCATGTAGTTGCAAGATTATAACATATAGAGAGTTTAACAAGAAAATAGTAAAGGGTGAGTATTATAGGTTACCTCTTCTGGTGTCAGGGGACATTTACCAATAGCCCTTCTTTGTTCATATATAAGTTTCTTCTCTGCAAAGTTTTCCTTTCGATACTTctttaaaatttcttgttctttAGGTGTAAAAATATCATAGCACCTGAACAGATTTCATACCGAAGATTACTTCAGAAGCATTTTTATCTTCTCATTCTGAAATTTATATGGAGGTAGGACAAAGGGACAGAGGATTTAGTTTTGCTAGCAACGAAAACCACTTATTTCCAGAGGGACAGAATTTCTAATGACATGGAACTATCAATCTTACCCAGCAAATGCCAGCATATCCATCTCAAAACGAAGATGAATAGCCATGAAGTGACCTTGTGCACGAAGTCTGTCTACTATTGATTTGCTCAATTCCATAATATGCGGCTTAAATCTAAGGGCATGATAGTTAACCCGGCACCTCAACCTTTGGTACTCAGGGTTGTCAATTTCTTCTGCCAAACGATGGGAAAATGGAGTAAGATAAATAGCACCATGTTCCTTCATCTTCTCCAACGCTTTGGATGTATACCAACTGCTAGGAGCATCTCGAGGAGGCTCAAGCTGAGATTGAAAGACATTCAGATTCaacaattgacaaaaaaaaaagaattaaactGCTTGTTTGAGATCCACTTTCAGGTAAACTGTACCTTAAAAGCTTTCAGCTTCCTCATTTTCCCATTTTTCGAGATTTCAGGAATTTTTTCCACAATATTGACATCATACTTCAATGTCTTGATGAAGTGCTCAACATCATAGATTCCTTGGAAACCACTACAGAAAAATGCGGACTTATTAAGTAAAAGAATATTTATCAGGAAAGTTCAAGAGGTGATATTTACTTAAAACATACttgcacccaaaaaaaaaaaaattatcctgCTGACTTGCTGTGTCTAAGGATTTTATTACAATTATCAACAAGATAGAGAAAAAGACATAAGCAACAGTTTTGGATATACTAATTCTCTGAGCTCCTTTTCACCAAATGTATCTCCTATTTATCTTCACAGTTTCCCTCTTTTATATCCTCCATAAGTTTTTAATAAACAAGTAAAATTGAAGTGATCTTTCTTAAGAGCGTTTTTTGCCACGGGAAGTATGTAGGGCTACAGCATGAGGCTCACAAACTGTCTTGAAAATATTAACTTCACAACACATAAACTGATAAATATACATAATCCTACAATAAGGATCCAGAAGTACACAAGTTAAGCCACCAAGGAGCCAAAGGtgttaaaaaacaaaaaacacaaaaaaaaaaaaaaaagattaagaGGCTACCTCATTAGTTAATATGAATTTTTCTGTCTAAAACCTGAAAACTGCACTAAAAATCTTAAACTTACCACTTTTGGACCAAGCACCCTGAAGGCTAAACCATTCACCCTAATGTCAAACATCTCAGACGAATAaagccagaaaaaaaaaattcaaaataggATTCATTTATGAGTCTTTAGAATTTTACACATTAACAGGCTCTTTTGAGAATTGAATTCAGTGACAGATTCTAACAGGATTCTCCAGATTTATCAAGAACTATAGTCCAAAAAACTGAGATGCAAACACAGCAAGAGAATGGAAGCATTTGAAAAACTAAGGGCTAAGGTAGTCTTCCTGCAAAAAAGTACCTGTCATCATGCCAAAATGAGTTTGCATCCAACTCTGGCAGCACTAGAGTAGCATTCATTATCCGCGCAGCAAGAACAGCATTACAAATCTAAGTTACAAGTTGTAAAGTTAATTAAAGCAATCAAAAGGATGTAGACTCAACTTTCAACTCAGGTAAAAGAGTTCACTACAAACTCTTAAACATGTCTTTATAAATCAGAAAAAAGATTAATACTCCTGAACAGCAAAATATCAGTACATGACTCCTTGCAGATGTTGTATGAAGGATAAAGAAGATTGAAAGCATCTGAACGGTAGGACTTCTACATTCTACTTGAGGTATGCTGGATTATAAGGGGAAGTGTAACAGCCTCAATAAACAGTAATGCAAAGGGGGAATCAATTATAAGAAGCCCAGACATCATTGGTTGTTATGCAGACTTTCTATGAGAGAAAGAAATACACGACTTGTAAAAGTTTATTATGTGCATGGTAAAATTCAAAAGTAAAagtctttctttcattttcttctagatATTGCATCCTCATTTGCATATATATCTTATCCCAAAGCGATCTAAGTGCTTTGCACACCTAACCTCTCAATATCTAACTATTTATGATGAAAACAATGATTTGTCATTCTCTCCTTTCCTATCAATGAGTTCTGACCCTTTTGTCCAAAGTTTCTTCGTTTCCCTCATATTTATTCACCGCAGGTAAGAAACTATAATAGGCAACATGTTATGAAAAACAGCACAAATCTCATTTAAGCAAGCTAAATGGATCATCAACAAAGGATCTCTAGAAGAGTGAAAACCTTATAAGTTGACCTACAAACAAGATAATGTAATCGTTATAATCTTGCACTTAGAAACtacaaattttcaatttttctttttcctatgtTTCAGTAAGTAGACGGGTGTATATAAATTTTATAGGCAGAAAGTTATTAAAAGCCTATTGATCTTTCCATGCAGAAGGTATTTCCCAAAGCTTCACAGAATTAAAAGGCTTAGGCCAATCTTGAATAATGCAAGTCCAGCCTAGAAGGAAACCAGAACTTTAGAGGAAAAGCTTCAAATGAAAACATATGAAAGCTACTACTGCACCAACTGAACTTGCATACATACCGCACTTCTTTGCTGATTCAGACCGCCATTGCACCTAACACGCAAATAACCATTGGTTTGTTTAGGAGGAGCTGTAGAGAGAAGGAGGGGGGGTTAGCATCCTAAGCTATACATGATTCTAGATATTCAACAAGAAAACCATACTTATCCACAAAAACTATGTGAAAACACATACTGGGCCAATCAGAACGTGGGGCAGATGATGCTCTCCAACCACCAGAGGGAGCATTTTCCCAGAGAGTATCTACATTAATCTGTGTATATGGTAAAGATGAGAACATGCCAGAAGATCTACTGTTCCATATCAAAAGCAACTGAAATACTCTATTTAAAAGCTAGAACTTCATCACCTCCAAACCTCAATTTCCTTTCACTGTTTTTTATCCACCCCATAAGCAAAGGTCATACCAAATTGATCAAATACGAGCACCTAAACTCTGGAATTTTCTTGCCCGCATACGCACTCTCTCATTAGCTAAAAGCAAACTCATATAGCAACACTAAATAATGGGAATATACAAGAATCTCCTCTATTTTCGAGTAAACATTggaacttaaaaaaaaaggatataaATCTTTACCAACTGCATATTACAGCTTATTGATGTAAagcttaaaaaaagaaaaaacacgtACACATACACACAAAGAATCCCAAGATCAACTAAGTATTTCAGCTAGTTAAATCAGCGAAATACTAGACTTCATAAAAGTAACCAACTTTTAATCACTGAACTACAGTTAACTAACTACATTAAGTTCAGATAATGCCAAAATAACTTTTTCCCagaaaaatggaaagaattACCTCCGATCGCGAAGGAGAAGAACTCGAACTCTTCAAAGTGGAAACAAGCGACACCATACAGATGACTAGTACAACAGCCGCGATTGCCAGCTTGCCAAACATCCCCTTAACTCCTCCATTCGATTGCTTGAGAAGATGATGGTACCGATGTCCATGCCTGCAAATTTTTACACAGAAAATTCTCAGATCCGAATCAAATAACTGAGCTTAATCAACAGACATCTACAGCGAAATGCTGAATTTACCTTCTCATTGGCGGTGATAATCAGAGAGAAGTGCGTGTTTATGCGTGAGAGAGAAAATTTGTCCGGGGAAAGGAGTTTTTGACTGAGAATGTGGAGAGGATGGATTTGTCGGAGGGGCTGAGAGATCTAATCTAATCATATGGGTACGGGAGAAGATATCATCAAAACTTCAGGCActcaaaaataaatcaaattaaatctAAGATTGGCCCAAGGGGTTATTTATGCAAATAGCTTACATTTTTAACCAAAATTAAATAAGTATAAAAATTTTTACCCTATCCTATAAAATAGAAACAGAAATTCATTTATAAAAAAGCTAATATCAAAAAACAATAATTCTTGCCTTTGATTTTGGTGCAATTATGGAATTATTTTACTTTCTAAATGATTTGATGTGCTACATTCGTATGATTTTGCTTTACACATAAATTTTATTTGTCTACACTAACTCAATGATAACAATAACTATGTATATAAATGCATATTAAATCTTAAACCTAGTATAATAATCGCATCAAATTGCACCAATGGCTAATCATAATTGCTATGGTAAAGTTAAACAGCCTTGTTTGGCAGCcaagttttttgtcaagtttgtttgctacaagttttttaaaaattttagctaCAGTAATctaaaaaacttttcaaaatttttaaactatgcACTTCaaatagtaaaaaaattttaaaaacttctacaataaagttttagacaaatatccaaaaaaattcacttgccaaACGGTGCTATGTGACGCGAACTCGAATATGCAAGTATAGTAGACATAGGTACTATACTATAAAATCAAGAATCAGAGACATACGCGATAGGGTAAAGTAAAGAATCCGATTAATGTTAGACGTTAAGTTGGATTGTTGCATTGCCATAGGTAATGCTAGTTTTAATAGTCCTCTTGATAATAGGCCTCGGGATGTTGTTTTTGTCAAAGAAAAGATGCACTAACAACTAGCTAACATGGTCTCCAAGTTATAGAAGTTGATTGAACACGAAAGTAAGCCAAGAAGTAAGAATTTATGCAACTTGGTCCAATGGAGGCACGCCATGTCCGGCAGTTTTTTTCCTGGAGTAATTTCGgaggggactgaaccaccaccggACCAGACGAGTGCACTATACACCCGTCTGGATTTTTCAAACAAGACCACATTTAATTGTGGCAAATTGATGGGAATGTGGCAAATTGGTAGGAGACAAGGTTTGAATCCTTGGCACCCATCCCACCAAACCTTAATGCATTGGTGGTGGCCACCAACCCAAAGGCATGTCTGGCAGTTTATGAGTCAAGTGAAATCCAAGAGACCGATTTAAGGGTCCATTTCCTTGATATGGACTTCAATCAAATATTATCGAAATTTCTTGGATATATACCTTGAATTGATTAAATAGATATCTGAATTTTAGGTGCATTAATAAAAGGATCAATATTTATTTGAAGTTGCAATATTTCATATTATGCCCCCTCCTAATTTTAAGTTTATTAATAAAACATAGGGTTGGCATCCTTCTTCCTCCATGGGGTTTGCCACAAAAAATAAATCACCATTTGGTTTTGAAATTACTTTCATTGTGGTTTCGTGTTCTTAATTAACTGATATGAATCACATTTCAACTTGAATAAAATGGTTAAATGACACCCGATTAGAGGAatagaaagggaaaagaaatagACATAACCATGTAGACACAAACTCACTTATTTGTGTCGTATATCCAATCGTAATAATGTATACATCttcagtatatataagatttactatatatatatatataacaaatgTATGGATCAATTGTATTAAAAGCTAATTGTACATGTTCCAAACCTAACAAGAAAGAAagctttttcttgttttcttgactTTTGTTACACGCTATTACCTACTCAATGGATGCACTGAGTCCAAGCCAATACATAGAAAGCCCTGGATGGGAGTTTATCTATCAATCAAATCAGCATTATCAAGACCTTAATTAACTTTGGTTGAAGGCTAAGACTTTATAATCGCAATTATTCCACTTGCCGTAAATGCAAAGGAGGCTTTTCTTCTACTTTATATGTGGTAAACTTTTGGGGTCAACATTGAATTTGCACACTCTTTCCGTTCCCATGACCAAATTTTCCTTGGATAAGTGTAGTGGAGTAATATGTTCGCACATTAAATTGGGCAACCTGGTGAAATTGCTCCTAAGACGTGTCCTTGTAGAATCAATAGTTGCAGTGGTCCTCAGCGCAAGTAGAATCAGTGGAAACCTAGCAACGGCGTGGTTCTATGAGCTTAATCTTTAATTGGATTAGGTAGAGTTTGAATCTATAggctcaaattaaaaataaactgaACTTGGGCCATATTAGACTTAGACGCGATTAAAGCATAGCCCatatataagtataattatacatatataatatatacaataATATATAATCTTTACAATTATACATAGTATAACATAAAATGTTAATAATTTACATATAAATTTTGGAGTCCGTTGAATGAATGAtaattatgcaaaatttgaatttgaaattcaacttttgcacacatatCATGAATCCaatgctgatagtgtatacaccgtcagtgtagAAAAGATTTACTCATAAATTTATTGTAATTCAAGAGTatcaaatatatattttatataattatatgttCAATTATGAGTTTGGGTCGAACCCGGCCGATTTGAGTTGAAACTTATATAAAAAGGTGAGTTGAAATCGAACCTTTAATTTGAACTCTAAATCCTGAAAGCCGAAACTCAAAAAGCCTCTTTTATTTGTGAGCCAACCTGCTCTACCAAATCCTAGATTTAGTTTGATTTTAATTATGTTCTAGATATAAAGGCTGACCGGGGTTAGTGCGATCGGTCCAGTGGCCTCCTCTTCAGGAGCAAGGTCCCGTGTTCGACTCTCTCCCCGTACCGCGCTGGAATCCTTGGGGCGGGCTCTCCTAGCCTGGGGGAATTAGATTAGATTCCTTGGGGCGGGCTCTCCTAGCCTGGGGGAATTAGATTAGATCTCCCGTACCGCGCTGGAATCCTTGGGATATAAAGGCTGacacatttaaaaaaaaatatatataaggcTGACATAATATATAATTTTGGTGAGAATCATTTATGCATAGAACAAAGAAGAAAGAGCAAGCCATTGACATTCCATGTGATTAACAAATTGTTCAAGTGGAGAACAAACAACCAGTACTCACTAAtgtagggaaaaaaaaaatttcctccCAACCCTGTTAAATAAAAAGAGCTAAATGTGAAGCACCATAATGGGAGACATTTGGAGTCCGTGAAGCAAATCATTCCCATTTTTCTTACAGGTAGAATCTTACATTTATTTTTACAAATTAAAATGGTTGTTTTAATTCCAATAAGGAAAGCAGTGCATAATCAAAATAACTTTACATACCCGGTTCAGGTCTATATGGAGTGTCAATAGCTTGAAATCCTAAGGGCAAAAATGGTAAATTCAAGTAATA
It contains:
- the LOC113766899 gene encoding O-fucosyltransferase 1; translation: MRRHGHRYHHLLKQSNGGVKGMFGKLAIAAVVLVICMVSLVSTLKSSSSSPSRSEINVDTLWENAPSGGWRASSAPRSDWPTPPKQTNGYLRVRCNGGLNQQRSAICNAVLAARIMNATLVLPELDANSFWHDDSGFQGIYDVEHFIKTLKYDVNIVEKIPEISKNGKMRKLKAFKLEPPRDAPSSWYTSKALEKMKEHGAIYLTPFSHRLAEEIDNPEYQRLRCRVNYHALRFKPHIMELSKSIVDRLRAQGHFMAIHLRFEMDMLAFAGCYDIFTPKEQEILKKYRKENFAEKKLIYEQRRAIGKCPLTPEEVGLILRAMGFNNTTRIYIASGELFGGERFMGPFQSMFPRLENHSTIDTTGELAKNTMGLVGSAVDYMVCLLADIFMPTYDGPSNFANNLMGHRLYYNFRTTIWPDRKALTPVFIARENGHTAGFEEAIRRVMLNTNFGGPHKRISPESFYTNSWPECFCQTPAQNPADGCPPKNISDILESRLQGSGVTDDGFVGSDVASVTDK